One Calditrichia bacterium DNA window includes the following coding sequences:
- a CDS encoding aminotransferase class I/II-fold pyridoxal phosphate-dependent enzyme, which produces MAFDPGSNIQDYLVFGEFGDVNPSITDSSTYTFLSPKTMEEVFEHEIEGCFLYSRHWNPSNKYLAQALARMEDSEAAQVTASGMSAISSTLLQLCQTGDEIISSRTIYGGSYALFKNFFPRLGIRTTFVNALNLAEVEAAITPKTRVIYCETMSNPLLEIADIPALSRIAKRHNLKLVVDNTFSPMIFSPIRMGADVVVHSMTKFINGTSDCVAGCVCASSEFINQLMDVNSGANMLLGPVLDSFRAASILKNLHSLHIRMEKHSTNALWLSKQLHEAGQIVHYPGLPHHPQFDVMKSLMNPQFGFGGMMTIDMGDAETANALMVNMQEAKVGYLAVSLGYFKTLFSSPGHSTSSEIPVEERAQMGLSEGLVRISVGLDSDIQRTFERIVGCLKAVGKL; this is translated from the coding sequence ATGGCGTTTGATCCGGGAAGCAACATTCAGGATTATCTGGTTTTCGGCGAATTTGGCGATGTCAATCCTTCCATCACAGATTCATCGACTTACACTTTTCTCAGCCCAAAAACAATGGAAGAAGTGTTCGAGCACGAAATAGAAGGCTGTTTTTTGTATTCGCGACACTGGAACCCGAGCAACAAATATCTGGCGCAGGCACTGGCGCGAATGGAGGACAGCGAAGCTGCGCAGGTGACCGCTTCCGGCATGTCCGCAATCAGCTCCACGCTGCTGCAGCTTTGCCAAACCGGCGACGAAATTATTTCCAGTCGCACGATTTACGGCGGCAGCTATGCGCTGTTCAAGAATTTTTTCCCGCGTTTGGGTATCCGCACCACTTTTGTAAACGCACTCAATTTGGCGGAAGTTGAAGCCGCAATCACCCCGAAAACGCGGGTCATTTATTGCGAAACGATGAGCAATCCCTTGCTGGAAATCGCTGATATTCCTGCACTTAGCCGCATTGCCAAACGGCATAACCTGAAGCTGGTGGTGGACAATACCTTCAGCCCGATGATTTTTTCACCGATCCGGATGGGCGCGGATGTGGTGGTACACAGCATGACCAAATTTATCAACGGCACCAGCGATTGTGTGGCAGGTTGCGTTTGCGCCAGCAGCGAATTTATCAATCAATTGATGGATGTAAATTCCGGTGCGAATATGCTGCTCGGTCCGGTGCTGGACAGTTTCCGGGCAGCCAGCATTCTCAAAAATTTGCATTCGCTGCACATCCGGATGGAAAAACATTCCACCAACGCGCTGTGGCTGAGCAAACAATTGCACGAAGCCGGGCAAATTGTGCACTATCCCGGATTGCCGCATCATCCGCAATTCGATGTGATGAAATCGCTGATGAATCCGCAGTTTGGCTTTGGCGGGATGATGACGATCGACATGGGCGATGCCGAAACCGCCAACGCGCTGATGGTGAACATGCAGGAAGCCAAAGTGGGTTATCTGGCGGTGAGTTTGGGCTATTTTAAAACGCTGTTCAGCTCGCCGGGACACAGCACGTCATCCGAAATTCCGGTCGAAGAACGCGCGCAAATGGGTTTGAGCGAGGGTTTGGTGCGGATTTCGGTGGGATTGGACAGCGATATCCAACGCACGTTTGAGCGCATTGTGGGTTGCCTGAAAGCGGTCGGGAAGCTGTAA
- a CDS encoding Lrp/AsnC family transcriptional regulator produces MQQPVYNLDAVDQQILQIMQKKGRITNAQLAEKVGISPPAMLERVKRLEKAGVITGYSARVDPKAVGIDITAWISVTLSMHQLQSIDLFQNAIHELPEVLECYHITGEADFLLKVVAASISDYENFILHKLAKIPGMSKMQTTLVLSEVKNVPSIPIETTK; encoded by the coding sequence ATGCAACAACCCGTTTACAATCTCGATGCCGTCGATCAGCAGATATTGCAGATCATGCAAAAAAAAGGGCGCATCACCAATGCGCAGCTCGCCGAAAAAGTGGGCATCTCCCCGCCGGCAATGCTGGAGCGCGTCAAACGGCTGGAAAAAGCCGGCGTCATCACCGGATACAGCGCCCGGGTCGATCCCAAAGCGGTGGGCATCGATATCACCGCGTGGATTTCCGTCACGCTGTCGATGCACCAGTTGCAATCCATCGATCTGTTCCAAAACGCCATTCACGAGCTGCCGGAAGTGCTGGAATGTTACCACATCACCGGTGAAGCTGATTTTCTGCTGAAAGTGGTGGCAGCGTCCATTTCTGATTACGAAAATTTTATTCTGCATAAATTGGCGAAAATTCCCGGAATGAGCAAAATGCAAACCACGCTGGTTCTTTCCGAGGTGAAAAATGTGCCGTCAATTCCAATAGAAACAACAAAATAA
- a CDS encoding S8 family serine peptidase, which produces MTHIFVRIAIGCLLLTGAMFARDNVESVVKMNEQSGQGVVPGMVVVKFKNSMQFGERTATTGIVSLDERFREIGVIELRQLLPSRAMHSGIANPVSIESIYNVSYRGDADPQQIAAALTADPNIEYAEPKYTYPLADTPNDPQYAAMSQFPQVQASQAWDVVKGEQGSVVIAVVDGGTDWDHEDLVTNIWTNPGEIAGNGIDDDANGFVDDIRGWNFANSSNDPTGLSNTPQSAGHGTHVSGTAGGVTNNGIGVSSISWNCEIMGICAASPTADRIVQFGYDGISYAVANGADIINCSWGGAGNASRLEQDVINFAYANNVLIVAAAGNAGSNNDALPHYPSNYNHVLAVGATNKTSDVKAGFSNYGATVDVFAPGVGIYSTTPNNTYSSAYSGTSMASPMAAGLAGLVKTANPGYTVDQLREQIRVTCDPIDAVNPGISGLTGKGRINALRAVTDFSIPAIRLSDVFFTDSGSDGIVDAGETIDLTLEFINYLAASGNVSVTLSSEDNLVSVTSEIANLGTMNSNDVLTGSFQFSVSAAATNGHVLRFFLDITDGTYSDRDFFTLTVTPPSFASHNTGILQTSITTQGNIGFTGFDGTPGVGFVYNSNGYLFEGGLMIGTGTGTVSDCIRGADGSTQDDDFLPATGEDLSVVSPGAFSNEEGAILLTDSLAATPLGISVLQKSYADNRTENQDFVIFHYTIFNNNATALNNVHAGLFFDWDINSTANDYVRYDSDRNMLYAMNNASAPTRLVGTRLLTNVAGGSFKAVHNSNEIYDGFSDSEKWNFLSGGLQTQSLDNTDISTLVGTGPLSIPPNSSVEIAFAVIGANTLADLQQHADNAQTLWDNPTAIDDLPNPVADDFELAQNYPNPFNPTTTIEYRLATAGNISLKIFNIAGQEVRTLVNAAQTAGRYSVNWDGRDNRGMPVASGVYFYRLETQAAVQSRKMLLIR; this is translated from the coding sequence ATGACACACATTTTTGTTCGAATCGCGATAGGTTGTTTGCTGCTGACCGGCGCAATGTTCGCCCGGGATAATGTTGAATCGGTGGTAAAAATGAACGAGCAATCCGGTCAAGGTGTTGTTCCCGGCATGGTTGTCGTGAAATTTAAAAATAGCATGCAATTCGGCGAGCGTACGGCGACGACAGGTATTGTTTCACTGGACGAGCGATTCCGGGAAATCGGAGTTATCGAGCTCCGCCAGCTACTGCCATCGCGAGCAATGCACAGCGGAATTGCCAATCCCGTTTCAATCGAAAGCATTTATAATGTGAGCTATCGCGGCGATGCTGATCCGCAGCAGATTGCGGCAGCGCTGACCGCCGATCCGAATATCGAATATGCCGAACCGAAATATACCTATCCACTGGCGGATACGCCGAACGATCCGCAATATGCTGCAATGAGCCAGTTTCCGCAGGTTCAGGCGTCGCAAGCCTGGGATGTGGTAAAAGGTGAGCAGGGCAGTGTTGTTATCGCCGTTGTTGACGGCGGCACCGATTGGGATCACGAAGATTTGGTGACCAACATCTGGACAAATCCCGGTGAAATTGCCGGAAACGGCATCGACGACGACGCCAACGGATTTGTGGACGACATTCGCGGCTGGAATTTTGCGAACAGCAGCAACGATCCCACCGGATTGTCCAACACACCGCAAAGCGCCGGACACGGCACCCACGTTTCGGGAACTGCCGGCGGCGTTACTAACAACGGCATTGGCGTGAGCAGCATCAGTTGGAACTGCGAAATTATGGGCATTTGCGCCGCCAGCCCGACCGCGGATCGCATCGTTCAATTTGGATACGACGGCATCAGCTATGCCGTTGCGAACGGCGCAGACATCATCAATTGCAGTTGGGGCGGTGCCGGAAATGCATCGCGACTGGAGCAGGATGTGATCAATTTTGCCTACGCCAACAATGTACTGATTGTCGCGGCAGCCGGAAATGCCGGTTCAAATAACGATGCATTGCCGCATTATCCGTCCAATTACAACCATGTTTTGGCGGTTGGCGCAACCAACAAAACCAGCGACGTAAAAGCGGGTTTTTCCAATTATGGCGCAACCGTGGATGTGTTTGCACCGGGCGTAGGCATTTACAGCACAACGCCGAATAACACCTATTCTTCCGCATATTCGGGAACATCGATGGCCAGCCCGATGGCCGCGGGTTTGGCGGGATTGGTGAAAACCGCGAATCCCGGTTACACAGTTGACCAATTGCGCGAGCAAATCCGGGTCACCTGCGATCCGATTGACGCAGTGAATCCCGGCATTTCGGGATTGACGGGAAAGGGACGCATCAACGCGCTGCGGGCTGTTACCGATTTCTCGATTCCGGCGATTCGGCTGAGCGACGTATTTTTCACCGATAGCGGCAGCGACGGCATTGTTGACGCCGGCGAAACCATCGATTTGACGCTGGAATTTATCAACTATCTCGCCGCATCCGGCAACGTTTCCGTTACGCTGAGCAGCGAGGACAATCTGGTTTCCGTTACATCAGAAATTGCCAATTTGGGCACGATGAACAGCAACGATGTGCTCACCGGCAGTTTCCAGTTCAGCGTCAGTGCTGCCGCAACCAACGGGCACGTGCTGCGCTTTTTTCTGGATATCACCGACGGCACCTACAGCGATCGCGATTTTTTCACGCTGACCGTTACGCCGCCAAGCTTCGCATCGCACAACACCGGGATTTTGCAAACATCCATCACCACGCAGGGTAACATCGGTTTCACCGGATTCGACGGCACGCCGGGCGTGGGTTTTGTGTATAATTCCAACGGATATCTGTTTGAGGGCGGATTGATGATCGGCACCGGAACCGGCACAGTTTCCGACTGCATTCGCGGCGCCGACGGCAGCACACAGGACGATGATTTCCTGCCCGCCACCGGCGAAGATTTGAGCGTGGTTTCCCCCGGCGCATTTTCCAACGAAGAAGGCGCTATTTTGCTCACCGATTCGCTGGCTGCAACGCCGCTGGGCATCAGCGTTCTCCAAAAATCGTATGCCGATAACCGCACGGAAAACCAGGATTTCGTAATTTTTCATTACACCATTTTTAACAACAACGCCACTGCGCTGAACAACGTGCACGCCGGACTGTTTTTCGATTGGGACATCAACAGCACCGCCAACGATTACGTGCGCTACGACAGCGATCGCAACATGCTGTACGCGATGAACAACGCATCCGCACCCACGCGATTGGTGGGAACGCGATTGCTCACAAATGTCGCTGGTGGTTCGTTCAAAGCAGTCCACAATTCCAACGAAATTTATGATGGTTTTTCGGACAGCGAAAAATGGAATTTTTTGAGCGGCGGGCTGCAAACCCAATCGCTGGATAACACAGATATTTCCACCCTCGTTGGCACCGGACCACTGAGCATTCCGCCGAACAGTTCGGTGGAAATTGCGTTCGCCGTTATCGGCGCAAATACCCTCGCGGATTTGCAGCAACATGCAGATAACGCGCAAACGCTGTGGGACAATCCCACCGCCATCGACGATTTGCCGAATCCGGTTGCGGACGATTTTGAGCTGGCGCAGAATTACCCGAATCCGTTCAACCCGACCACAACCATCGAATACCGGTTGGCAACCGCCGGCAATATCTCATTGAAAATATTCAACATAGCCGGGCAGGAAGTGCGCACATTGGTGAACGCGGCACAAACCGCCGGACGTTACAGCGTCAATTGGGACGGGCGCGATAATCGTGGAATGCCGGTTGCCAGCGGCGTTTATTTTTATCGGCTGGAAACGCAGGCTGCAGTGCAGTCTCGAAAAATGCTGCTCATTCGCTGA
- a CDS encoding energy transducer TonB, producing the protein MNTHDSQKNGKIGFYCTRCKRHLRTKICTIHGMQSVIVLDMHHHLQLPSGEAAKSAATASATNNAAPKTEPVVQSQPAMTQKSAAPQPKPVTAKQPVTEKKPPVVESAVIEQKPTIVESAVIEQKPTIVETPVAEKAAPKPTLPINSQTIETEPKVKIAGRSRRMFGEFAQEQPKKDEKIDENALSSLIESKLEALKERAKTETPAPKTTEPVDDQTFQREQPQLYPIIDPDYDETPWWKISARKYGVAVALLILAATGFYGFVYPKYTQTVRFERAEELFHANDFRKAKAQYELFALKYPLDPRISIVKNRLEALDKLQEKENLVQDKLHKLMERATIAYKQKRYLVPEHDNAILYINDILAERADYSMALALREQIVNHYFEMAENALEANQYEMAVDHFQKIRQITPDDPVIADQINRALELRQLDERLQKLSQLAKAKTDVNKLRQEMERLKSEIRSEQQKLQAIREMQKDNAPVQAENKNRNEKEITGAVTAPKSVIENSGSTSELGIELVAAPAPIKLVEETLIDGGKKHYVQKNKPEIAKKAAKTKDGVTMILAECVVDTNGEVTSVTLVNGADDQHLNQIAMESFRKYRYKPATFNGDPVRFKSLEVMAF; encoded by the coding sequence ATGAACACACATGATTCTCAAAAAAATGGCAAAATCGGATTTTACTGCACACGCTGCAAACGGCATCTGCGGACGAAAATCTGCACCATACACGGTATGCAAAGCGTTATTGTGCTGGATATGCACCACCATTTGCAATTGCCGTCCGGTGAAGCGGCAAAATCGGCTGCGACTGCCAGTGCAACCAACAACGCCGCGCCGAAAACCGAACCGGTGGTACAATCACAACCGGCGATGACGCAAAAAAGCGCTGCACCACAGCCGAAACCGGTCACAGCAAAACAGCCGGTAACCGAGAAAAAACCGCCAGTTGTTGAATCAGCGGTAATCGAGCAAAAACCGACAATCGTTGAATCAGCGGTAATCGAGCAAAAACCGACAATCGTTGAAACCCCTGTTGCGGAAAAAGCAGCACCAAAACCGACGCTGCCGATCAATTCGCAAACCATTGAGACCGAGCCGAAAGTAAAAATAGCCGGACGTTCCCGCCGGATGTTTGGCGAATTTGCCCAGGAACAGCCAAAAAAAGATGAAAAGATTGACGAAAACGCGCTCTCCAGTCTGATCGAATCAAAATTGGAAGCGCTAAAAGAACGTGCAAAAACCGAGACGCCGGCACCCAAAACAACCGAACCGGTGGATGATCAAACATTTCAGCGCGAACAACCGCAGCTTTACCCGATCATCGATCCCGATTATGACGAAACACCGTGGTGGAAAATTTCTGCCCGGAAATATGGCGTTGCCGTTGCGCTGTTAATTTTAGCAGCAACCGGATTTTACGGATTTGTCTATCCCAAATACACCCAAACCGTCCGTTTCGAACGTGCCGAAGAGCTGTTTCATGCGAACGATTTTCGCAAAGCCAAAGCCCAATACGAGCTATTTGCGCTAAAATATCCGCTGGACCCGCGAATCAGCATTGTAAAAAACCGGCTGGAAGCGTTAGACAAATTGCAGGAAAAAGAAAATCTGGTGCAGGACAAATTGCACAAGTTGATGGAACGCGCAACTATCGCCTACAAACAAAAACGCTATCTTGTTCCCGAACATGACAACGCAATACTGTATATCAACGATATTTTGGCTGAACGCGCAGATTACAGCATGGCACTGGCACTGCGCGAACAAATTGTCAATCATTATTTTGAAATGGCGGAGAACGCGCTCGAAGCCAATCAGTATGAAATGGCAGTGGATCATTTTCAGAAAATCCGCCAAATTACCCCGGATGATCCGGTGATTGCCGACCAGATCAATCGCGCGCTGGAATTGCGCCAACTGGACGAACGCCTGCAAAAACTTTCGCAACTGGCGAAAGCAAAAACCGATGTGAACAAACTGCGGCAGGAAATGGAACGCCTGAAAAGCGAAATTCGCTCCGAACAGCAAAAACTGCAGGCGATTCGTGAAATGCAAAAAGACAATGCTCCGGTGCAGGCTGAAAACAAAAACCGGAACGAGAAAGAAATTACCGGTGCTGTCACTGCGCCGAAATCCGTAATCGAAAATTCCGGATCAACATCTGAACTGGGAATTGAACTGGTTGCCGCACCCGCGCCAATCAAACTGGTCGAAGAAACACTGATCGACGGCGGCAAAAAACATTACGTTCAAAAAAACAAGCCGGAAATCGCCAAAAAAGCGGCGAAGACAAAAGATGGCGTAACAATGATTTTGGCTGAATGTGTGGTAGACACCAACGGGGAAGTAACCTCCGTTACGCTGGTAAACGGCGCAGATGATCAACATTTGAACCAAATCGCGATGGAATCGTTTAGAAAATATCGCTACAAACCGGCAACCTTTAATGGCGATCCGGTTCGTTTTAAATCGCTGGAAGTCATGGCATTTTAA